The genomic segment ACCGCGCGAGGGCCGATTGGTCATCGGTCATGATCGGACTCTCGGCGGGGACCGGTGTCGGGCGGTGGTTCGGGCCAATGAACGGGGGGCGGGCTCAGTTCGATCCTCGGGCGCGGTGCGCTCGTTCCACTTTCATTGGTCAGGATCGCTTCCACGTCGAACCAGAATCGGTCGAGGTCGAGCCCCAAATGAGCTGGTCGGTACGGCCCGGTCTTGCCGCGTCCGGCCGCGAACAGATCGCCCGCGCCGATCCGGTTGCCGTTGCCCCAATGGTAGAGGGCGACGGCGGCTTGAATCAAGGACTGGTAAAAGCGGCGGTCGCCGGTCGTACAATCTCGCCACAGGTCTTCCCAGACCTCATGTGCGGCGAAATATTCGCCGCGGTTGAACAGGACGATCCCGGTCAAATACCGGGCGTCGTATTCCAGTGCCGAGCCCAGGCCGTTAGTGTAGGTGAAGGACTGGGGCGGGTCGCGGTACGTTCCGGAAAGTCACCGCCCGCCCAAGTTTTGAGATTAAAGGGGCCGGGAGCATGTTCTTCTCGTCGAAGGTCGCGCTGCCGCAGTTGATGCAGTGGTGCCGGGCGCTGAAGCACGGTCTCGACGTGGGCTTATCCCCGGTCAGAATCTTTCGCCAGCAGGCCAAGTCGGGGCCGGCCGCCATCCGACCGCTCGCGGCCAAGCTCTCCGAGCGTTGCGAACAGGGCGATTCCCTCGAAGCGGCGTTCGCGCCGGACCGCCACCGCTTTCCCATCCTGTTCGTCGAATTAATTGCTGTGGGCGAACAGACGGGCCGCCTGACCGAGACGTTCGGGGAACTGGAGCATTATTTCGAAACGGTCATCTCGGCGCGGAAGCAACTCTTCGCCGCGCTGGTCTGGCCGATCATCATGTACATCTCGGCCATCATGGTCATCGCGATCATGCTGTGCATCCTCGGCCTGATCGGGAAATGGGATCCCATCGGTCTGGGACTGATCGGGCCGGCCGGGGCGGCTAAGTTCCTGGCGATGGCGGCCGTGTTCACGTTCGTCGTGGTGTTCAGCTTTTTCTACATCCGCGAAAACGACGCGATCCGCGGAAAAGCGGAGGCGATGGCCCTAGTTGTGCCCGGGCTC from the Fimbriiglobus ruber genome contains:
- a CDS encoding type II secretion system F family protein, which gives rise to MFFSSKVALPQLMQWCRALKHGLDVGLSPVRIFRQQAKSGPAAIRPLAAKLSERCEQGDSLEAAFAPDRHRFPILFVELIAVGEQTGRLTETFGELEHYFETVISARKQLFAALVWPIIMYISAIMVIAIMLCILGLIGKWDPIGLGLIGPAGAAKFLAMAAVFTFVVVFSFFYIRENDAIRGKAEAMALVVPGLGSCFRAFALQRFSMALHMTSEAGLSADKALHLGFRATANDAYLKRALPSAKRAKKGNEIAGILAACGTTLFPEEYVDAVQVGEESGQIAEVMEKQAKHYRDEAARKLKTLTMLLGGAVYAMVMLMVIVLIFRLVFSIGAVYDDAMRGL
- a CDS encoding DUF309 domain-containing protein produces the protein MTGIVLFNRGEYFAAHEVWEDLWRDCTTGDRRFYQSLIQAAVALYHWGNGNRIGAGDLFAAGRGKTGPYRPAHLGLDLDRFWFDVEAILTNESGTSAPRPRIELSPPPVHWPEPPPDTGPRRESDHDR